One region of Kwoniella pini CBS 10737 chromosome 6, complete sequence genomic DNA includes:
- a CDS encoding glycylpeptide N-tetradecanoyltransferase has translation MPVPQDDALPVGNATSSSQTVPGEAQPEVAEVLEKFQKLGEDAGAEDESDDDDVEGEEGDDDRVIGEGGVDGAGGEGGKKKKKKKKKGKASKAVQKLKNIATGQAPQQVIDAVREQMDPQESNAATDEEIQKALKAADLMKILEGKMALGNKSNTKNLGEHKFWKTQPVPQFPTGTSRAILEEGPIDEHKTLADVKQDPGSLPSGFVWSLIDIKNEVQCKEVYDLLSENYVEDDEAMFRFKYSKEFLLWALTAPGYFPNWHIGVRVQKTGKLIAFISGINIEIRVRSKTFDAADINFLCVHKKLRSKRLTPVLIKEVTRRVNLENVWQAIYTGGVVIPTPIGTCRYWHRNLNPPKLVDIGFSPLPRGYTIARLVKSYSVPPHPRIPGFREMNQSDVPQVGNLLRKYLARFDVAQTFGKDDEVEHWFLSGQGREIDGKRVEQVVWSYVVEDPTTHLITDFMSFYSLPSTIMKHPKHDMLNAAYLFYYASDVIFSPGGSSDDAATHDAKASKKLEERLNALCNDMLSIAKAAGFDVLNGLSCLDNNMFLQEQKFGPGDGYLNYYLYNWSCAPIDGGQRTTSQKQSSGIGVVML, from the exons ATGCCTGTCCCTCAAGATGATGCGCTGCCCGTAGGAAATGCAACTTCTTCCTCGCAAACCGTCCCAGGTGAAGCTCAGCCAGAAGTAGCTGAAGTCTTGgagaaatttcaaaagttAGGTGAAGATGCCGGGGCTGAAGATGAGagtgatgacgatgatgtagaaggagaagaaggggATGATGATAGAGTGATAGGAGAAGGGGGAGTAGACGGAGcaggtggtgaaggtggtaagaagaagaaaaagaagaagaagaagggaaaagCTTCGAAAGCTGTTCAGAAGTTGAA AAATATCGCTACAGGACAAGCACCTCAGCAAGTCATAGATGCTGTCAGGGAACAAATGGATCCTCAAGAGTCAAACGCTGCTACTGATG AGGAAATCCAGAAAGCGTTGAAGGCTGCTGATTTAATGAAGATCTTAGAAGGTAAGATGGCATTGGGTAACAAGTCGAATACGAAGAACCTTGGTGAACACAAA TTTTGGAAAACACAACCTGTACCTCAATTCCCTACCGGTACCTCCCGAGCAATACTAGAAGAAGGGCCTATAGATGAGCATAAAACCCTTGCAGATGTTAAGCAAGATCCAGGCTCATTACCCTCAGGCTTTGTATGGAGTTTGATAGATATCAAGAACGAAGTGCAG TGTAAAGAGGTGTACGACTTGTTATCTGAGAATTACGTTGAAGACGATGAAGCCATGTTCAGGTTCAAATACTCAAAAGAATTCTTACTTTG GGCTTTGACCGCCCCGGGATATTTCCCCAATTGGCACATCGGAGTGAGAGTTCAAAAGACAGGCAAATTGATAGCCTTCATATCTGGTATAAATATTGAGATTCGTGTCAGGTCAAA GACTTTCGATGCGGCGGATATCAATTTCCTTTGTGTACACAAAAAATTACGTTCGAAGAGATTAACGCCTGTTTTGATCAAAGAAGTGACTAGAAGAGtgaatttagaaaatgtATGGCAAGCTATATATACTGGTGGTGTGGTAATTCCAACACCTATTGGAACTTGTCG ATACTGGCACAGAAATTTGAACCCACCTAAATTAGTAGATATTGGCTTTTCTCCTTTACCTCGAGGTTATACAATCGCTCGATTGGTCAAATCTTATTCGGttcctcctcatcctcGAATACCAGGGTTCCGTGAAATGAATCAGTCCGACGTACCTCAGGTTGGAAATTTGCTGAGAAAATACTTGGCGAGATTCGATGTAGCTCAAACATTTGGAAAAGACGACGAAGTAGAACATTGGTTCTTGTCTGGTCAAGGGAGGGAGATTGATGGAAAGAGGGTAGAACAAGTAGTTTGGTCATATGTTGTCGAG GACCCTACAACACACTTGATAACAGATTTCATGTCATTCTATTCACTTCCATCAACAATAATGAAACATCCTAAACATGATATGCTGAACGCTGCATATTTGTTCTATTACGCCTCAGATGTGATTTTCTCTCCTGGTGGATCATCAGATGATGCTGCTACTCATGATGCTAAGGCGAGtaagaaattagaagaaagattgaaCGCTTTGTGTAATGACATGTTGAGTATCGCAAAGGCT GCTGGATTCGATGTGCTCAATGGGCTGAGTTGTTTGGATAATAACATGTTCTTACAAGAACAGAAG TTCGGTCCAGGAGATGGTTATTTGAATT ATTACTTGTATAATTGGAGTTGTGCACCCATTGACGGAGGTCAAAGGACGACATCTCAAAAGCAAAGTTCAGGTATAGGAGTAGTAATGCTTTAG